Proteins found in one Gemmatimonadota bacterium genomic segment:
- a CDS encoding TolC family protein yields MSAHWLAPLSLVLALGSGVRGLAAQTSADTLHLSLGDAARLAAERAAPVLEADARIDAAEARVAARTGALLPSLDADVVRGARTFNTASFGLEFPAPPGEPPLFDPAGEVVGPVASADVRAHLDVPLLDLAALAQRRSARSGADAARADREAVSEAAAGAAALAYVRALRAQAEVTARERDLALAEELTAVAEGQVEAGVAVAIDVTRAEAQVATMRARLLAARQRARVAELALQRSLHLPEDVRVVLTDGMERPPEPVPTEPEALRRARAERADLTRTEARRTAAQQGVDAERAARLPRVSAALDEGFFGRGFGSLLNTYTWSVRLSVPVFDGLQRRARLREGEAQVRELEVRAADLEDEVRFQVRAALLELEASSEQVAAAEERLRLAELEVEQEEERVRAGVAGTADVVRAALRLGEARTALLDVLQAQQAARIALAAATGTVTELP; encoded by the coding sequence ATGAGCGCCCACTGGCTGGCGCCACTGAGTCTCGTCCTTGCGCTCGGGTCCGGTGTGCGCGGCCTGGCCGCCCAGACGTCGGCGGATACACTGCATCTTTCCCTGGGCGACGCGGCCCGCCTCGCCGCCGAGCGCGCCGCGCCGGTCCTCGAGGCCGACGCCCGCATCGACGCTGCCGAGGCGCGGGTGGCGGCGCGCACCGGCGCCTTGCTCCCATCCCTGGATGCCGACGTCGTTCGCGGGGCGCGCACGTTCAACACCGCCTCCTTCGGATTGGAGTTCCCGGCGCCGCCAGGCGAGCCGCCCCTCTTCGATCCAGCCGGTGAGGTGGTGGGACCGGTCGCAAGCGCGGATGTGCGTGCGCACCTCGATGTCCCGCTCCTCGACCTCGCAGCGCTCGCGCAACGCCGCAGCGCCCGGTCGGGTGCCGACGCGGCGCGTGCGGACCGGGAGGCGGTGTCGGAAGCAGCGGCGGGAGCGGCGGCGCTGGCCTACGTCCGAGCGCTGCGGGCCCAGGCCGAGGTAACGGCGCGGGAGCGTGACCTGGCGTTGGCGGAGGAGCTGACCGCTGTGGCCGAAGGGCAGGTGGAAGCGGGCGTTGCGGTGGCGATCGACGTGACGCGGGCCGAAGCCCAGGTCGCCACCATGCGTGCCCGTCTCCTCGCGGCCCGACAACGCGCGCGTGTGGCGGAGTTGGCGCTACAGCGCTCCCTGCACCTGCCCGAGGACGTGCGTGTCGTTCTGACGGACGGCATGGAGCGTCCTCCCGAGCCGGTGCCGACCGAGCCCGAAGCGTTGCGGCGTGCGCGTGCGGAGCGCGCGGACCTCACGCGCACGGAAGCGAGACGGACCGCGGCGCAGCAGGGTGTCGACGCCGAGCGGGCGGCCCGGCTGCCGCGGGTGAGCGCGGCGCTCGACGAAGGGTTCTTTGGAAGAGGGTTCGGCTCCCTGCTGAATACCTACACGTGGAGCGTGCGCCTGAGCGTGCCCGTCTTCGACGGGTTGCAGCGCCGGGCCCGGCTCCGCGAGGGCGAGGCGCAGGTGCGTGAGCTGGAGGTTCGCGCGGCCGATCTCGAAGACGAGGTCCGGTTCCAGGTACGTGCGGCGCTGTTGGAGCTCGAGGCGTCCTCCGAACAGGTGGCCGCCGCCGAGGAACGGCTGCGCCTCGCGGAGCTCGAGGTCGAGCAGGAGGAGGAGCGGGTGCGGGCCGGCGTGGCCGGGACCGCAGATGTGGTTCGCGCGGCGCTCCGCCTGGGAGAAGCGCGCACGGCCCTCCTGGATGTGCTGCAGGCGCAGCAGGCCGCGCGCATCGCGCTCGCGGCGGCCACGGGCACGGTCACGGAGCTGCCTTGA
- a CDS encoding M1 family metallopeptidase, whose product MPRSPMLAAALVLSSALPLAAQAPAPYWQQEVHYTIEGRLDEAPGVFSGSARVEYVNHSPETLSELFFHLYLNAFRPGSRWAEVEERADYDFAGLADPDYGFERLRSVRVGEQTVRPEYPGAPDSVVVRIPLPDPLRPGQRTVVTLEWDARLSTLCRRQCRQGRHFDFAQWYPRIATFDRGGWQAHTLYPQGEFYGEFATYDVTVDVAADQVLGGTGVVVSGDPGWSPVPGSPLPEPVLQRDWYDAAPPPSLGVLTGEASSGRKRVRFRAEDVHHFAWTANPDYRYEGGAWGDIAIHVLYRPGDEDEWGSGQVVERTARALAFLNEVFGPYPWPQLTNVHRLEGGGTEFPMMLMDGSGGLGLILHEGTHQYAHGILANNEWREGWMDEGMASFVTSWYAEREGGASRGEIWDRLVEQVGALDVPHPIGQVAEDFPDFQTYGLMTYTKPSVVLYMLREELGEETFLRGLRAYFAKNALRHVTQRDLRDAMEWVSGRDLGWFFHQWIDQAATLDYAIAEAQTRQAGSGWQTTVRVTRTGEAWMPVDVRVGERTVRLEGRERTQTLTVETPDRPARVELDPDRKMLDRDRSNNVREPGGD is encoded by the coding sequence ATGCCCCGGTCCCCGATGCTCGCCGCCGCGCTCGTCCTGTCGTCCGCCCTGCCCCTGGCCGCGCAGGCACCCGCCCCGTACTGGCAGCAGGAGGTCCACTACACCATCGAAGGGAGGCTGGACGAGGCGCCGGGGGTGTTCTCGGGCTCCGCGCGGGTCGAGTACGTCAACCACTCCCCGGAGACGCTGTCGGAGCTGTTCTTCCACCTCTACCTGAACGCCTTCCGCCCGGGCAGCCGCTGGGCCGAGGTCGAGGAGCGAGCGGACTACGACTTCGCGGGCCTCGCGGATCCCGACTACGGGTTCGAGCGGTTGCGCAGCGTGCGCGTGGGCGAGCAGACGGTGCGGCCCGAGTACCCGGGGGCCCCGGATTCCGTGGTGGTCCGCATCCCGCTCCCCGATCCGCTGCGCCCGGGGCAGCGCACCGTGGTCACGCTGGAGTGGGACGCCCGCCTCTCCACGCTCTGCCGCCGGCAGTGCCGCCAGGGCCGCCACTTCGATTTCGCACAGTGGTATCCGCGCATCGCCACCTTCGACCGGGGCGGATGGCAGGCGCACACCCTGTACCCGCAGGGCGAGTTCTACGGGGAGTTCGCCACCTACGACGTGACGGTGGACGTGGCGGCCGACCAGGTCCTCGGCGGCACGGGCGTCGTGGTCTCCGGCGATCCGGGCTGGAGTCCGGTTCCCGGGAGCCCGCTCCCGGAGCCCGTGCTGCAGCGCGACTGGTACGACGCTGCACCTCCGCCGTCTCTCGGCGTGTTGACCGGCGAAGCGTCCAGCGGGCGCAAGCGCGTCCGCTTCCGCGCCGAGGACGTGCACCACTTCGCCTGGACCGCCAACCCCGACTACCGCTATGAGGGCGGCGCCTGGGGGGACATCGCCATCCATGTGCTCTACCGCCCGGGCGACGAGGACGAATGGGGCTCCGGTCAGGTGGTCGAGCGCACCGCGCGCGCGCTCGCGTTCCTGAACGAGGTCTTCGGCCCCTATCCCTGGCCGCAGCTCACGAACGTCCACCGCCTCGAGGGCGGCGGGACGGAGTTCCCCATGATGCTGATGGACGGCAGCGGCGGGCTCGGCCTCATCCTGCACGAGGGCACCCACCAGTACGCACACGGGATCCTGGCCAACAACGAGTGGCGCGAAGGCTGGATGGACGAAGGCATGGCCTCCTTCGTGACGAGCTGGTACGCGGAGCGTGAAGGCGGCGCCTCCCGCGGCGAGATCTGGGACCGGCTGGTGGAGCAGGTCGGCGCGTTGGATGTCCCCCATCCCATCGGGCAGGTGGCGGAGGACTTCCCGGACTTCCAGACCTACGGGCTGATGACCTACACGAAGCCTTCCGTGGTGCTCTACATGCTGCGCGAGGAGCTGGGCGAGGAGACCTTCCTGCGCGGCCTGCGCGCGTACTTCGCAAAGAACGCCCTGCGGCACGTCACGCAGCGGGACCTGCGCGACGCCATGGAGTGGGTGTCGGGCCGCGACCTCGGATGGTTCTTCCACCAGTGGATCGACCAGGCCGCGACGCTCGATTACGCCATCGCCGAGGCGCAGACCCGGCAGGCGGGGAGCGGCTGGCAGACCACGGTGCGCGTGACGCGCACCGGTGAGGCCTGGATGCCGGTGGACGTCCGGGTCGGCGAGCGCACCGTGCGCCTCGAAGGACGCGAGCGCACCCAGACGCTCACCGTCGAGACGCCGGACCGGCCCGCGCGCGTGGAGCTGGATCCGGACCGCAAGATGCTCGACCGGGATCGCAGCAACAACGTCCGCGAGCCGGGCGGCGACTGA
- a CDS encoding amidohydrolase → MTVRPLRSAARLAGACAVLLTTTTALAAQMEPTTRRAAGEGDGPHERLIIRGATVVDGTGAPPRGPMDIVIEGDRITEVRSVGFPGVPINERSRPQGATREIDGTGMYVLPGLVDMHAHTGGSGKAPQAEYVYKLWMANGITTSRGVPHGDFEWQLREKALSARNEIVAPHMFAYVRPGSGQGWGGRPIDTPQAAREWVRWAAGQEIEGQRIDGLKLGAFDPDIMEALIDEAHQHQLETVAHLDQMGIARMTALDAAELGLDMMTHYYGLMESLLTGYSIQDWPLDYNYNDEQHRFGNVARLWFQAAEPGSEQWNALIQKFLELGFALDPTMTIYEASRDVMRAREAEWHDEYTLPSQMEFYEPSRQAHGSYWFYWTSEDEYHWKKFYEKWMHFLNDYKNAGGIVTTGSDSGFIYKLYGFDYLRELELLREAGFHPIEVLRSATMYGAQQLHKYADAPADFGIIRPGMRADLIMVAENPLENLKVLYGTGAVKLNDETGEVERVGGIVWTIKDGIVYDAKQMLEDVREMVRKAKAGSVSQEDHPGAV, encoded by the coding sequence ATGACCGTTCGTCCGCTGCGGAGCGCGGCGCGCCTGGCCGGCGCCTGCGCCGTCCTGCTCACGACCACCACCGCGCTGGCCGCCCAGATGGAGCCCACGACGCGGCGCGCCGCCGGGGAAGGGGATGGCCCCCACGAGCGGCTGATCATCCGGGGCGCGACCGTCGTCGACGGCACCGGCGCCCCTCCCCGTGGCCCCATGGACATCGTCATCGAGGGGGACCGCATCACCGAGGTCCGCTCGGTCGGCTTTCCCGGTGTCCCGATCAACGAGCGCTCGCGTCCGCAGGGGGCCACCCGCGAGATCGACGGCACCGGCATGTACGTGCTGCCCGGCCTCGTGGACATGCACGCCCACACGGGCGGCTCGGGGAAGGCGCCGCAGGCCGAATACGTCTACAAGCTCTGGATGGCCAACGGCATCACCACCTCGCGCGGCGTTCCCCACGGGGACTTCGAATGGCAGCTGCGCGAGAAGGCCTTGAGCGCCCGCAACGAGATCGTTGCCCCCCACATGTTCGCCTATGTGCGGCCGGGGTCGGGGCAGGGGTGGGGCGGACGTCCCATCGATACGCCGCAGGCGGCGCGCGAGTGGGTGCGCTGGGCCGCGGGCCAGGAGATCGAGGGGCAGCGCATCGATGGCCTCAAGCTCGGCGCGTTCGATCCCGACATCATGGAGGCCCTGATCGACGAGGCCCACCAACACCAGCTCGAGACGGTGGCCCATCTGGACCAGATGGGGATCGCGCGGATGACGGCCCTGGACGCCGCGGAGCTGGGCCTGGACATGATGACGCACTACTACGGCCTCATGGAATCCCTGTTGACCGGCTATTCCATCCAGGACTGGCCGCTCGACTACAACTACAACGACGAGCAGCATCGGTTCGGCAACGTCGCGCGGCTCTGGTTCCAGGCCGCAGAGCCGGGCAGCGAGCAATGGAACGCGCTGATCCAGAAGTTCCTGGAGCTGGGCTTCGCCCTCGATCCCACCATGACGATCTACGAGGCCAGTCGTGACGTCATGCGGGCCCGGGAGGCGGAGTGGCACGACGAATACACCCTGCCCAGCCAGATGGAGTTCTACGAGCCCAGCCGGCAGGCCCACGGGTCGTACTGGTTCTACTGGACCAGCGAGGACGAGTACCACTGGAAGAAGTTCTACGAGAAGTGGATGCACTTCCTCAACGACTACAAGAACGCCGGCGGGATCGTCACCACGGGATCGGACTCGGGGTTCATCTACAAGCTGTACGGCTTCGACTACCTGCGTGAGCTCGAGCTGCTCCGCGAAGCCGGCTTCCATCCGATCGAGGTGCTGCGGTCGGCGACGATGTACGGCGCCCAGCAGCTCCACAAGTACGCGGACGCGCCCGCGGACTTCGGAATCATCCGGCCGGGCATGCGCGCCGACCTGATCATGGTGGCGGAGAACCCGCTCGAGAACCTCAAGGTGCTCTACGGCACCGGCGCCGTGAAGCTGAACGATGAGACCGGAGAGGTCGAGCGTGTCGGCGGCATCGTGTGGACCATCAAGGACGGCATCGTCTACGACGCCAAGCAGATGCTCGAGGACGTGCGGGAAATGGTGCGGAAGGCCAAGGCCGGATCGGTGTCGCAGGAGGACCACCCGGGCGCCGTCTGA
- a CDS encoding MBL fold metallo-hydrolase — protein sequence MKLTFWGAARTVTGSMHLLELDNGRRVLLDCGLYQGRRADAWRINSELPFAASSIDAVILSHAHIDHSGLLPRLVREGFQGRIWATHATYDLCAVMLLDSAHIQEKDAEYLRRRRNARRVDVQVLYTAVDAERALDLFVGVGYRQTFEPVPGMKVEFRDAGHILGSATVQIEVTERGRTTRVGFTGDVGRPDRPILRDPQTMADCDWLICESTYGGKVHEPRDRAKARLQAVVAETSRRGGRVLIPAFAVGRTQEIVHALDQLAAEDRLPRIPVFVDSPLAISVTSVYQLHPECFDREMHEYLRTDADPFGFEQLTYIRDAEDSKKLNHSRIPMVIISASGMCEAGRILHHLKNGIEDPRNTVMIVGFCAEHTLGRRIVERQPTVRIFGEPYELKAQVEVMNSYSAHADEPELVDFLAPLDRERLREVFLVHGDLPRQEALRDRLRSEGYRSVRIPERGESVEL from the coding sequence ATGAAACTCACGTTCTGGGGAGCTGCCCGCACGGTCACCGGCTCCATGCATCTCCTGGAGCTGGACAACGGCCGTCGGGTGCTCCTGGACTGCGGGCTCTACCAGGGCCGGCGGGCCGATGCCTGGCGCATCAACTCCGAGCTGCCGTTCGCCGCGTCGTCCATCGACGCCGTGATCCTGTCGCACGCGCATATCGACCACTCGGGCCTGCTCCCCCGTCTGGTCCGCGAGGGCTTCCAGGGCCGGATCTGGGCGACGCACGCCACGTACGACCTCTGCGCCGTGATGCTCCTGGACTCCGCGCACATCCAGGAGAAGGACGCCGAATACCTGCGCCGTCGGCGCAACGCCCGACGCGTGGACGTGCAGGTGCTCTACACGGCCGTCGACGCGGAGCGGGCGCTCGACCTGTTCGTCGGGGTGGGCTACCGGCAGACGTTCGAGCCCGTGCCCGGGATGAAGGTGGAGTTCCGCGACGCGGGCCACATCCTGGGTTCGGCCACGGTGCAGATCGAGGTCACGGAGCGCGGTCGCACGACACGGGTGGGGTTCACCGGGGACGTCGGGCGGCCCGACCGTCCGATCCTGCGCGATCCCCAGACGATGGCGGACTGCGACTGGCTGATCTGCGAGTCCACCTATGGCGGCAAGGTGCACGAGCCGCGCGATCGCGCCAAGGCGCGCTTGCAGGCCGTGGTGGCGGAGACCAGCCGACGTGGCGGTCGGGTGTTGATCCCCGCGTTCGCCGTGGGCCGCACGCAGGAGATCGTGCATGCCCTCGATCAACTGGCTGCCGAAGACCGGCTGCCCCGCATCCCGGTGTTCGTCGACTCCCCGCTGGCGATCAGCGTCACCTCCGTCTACCAGCTCCACCCGGAGTGTTTCGATCGGGAGATGCACGAGTACCTGCGCACGGACGCCGACCCGTTCGGCTTCGAGCAGCTCACCTACATCCGGGACGCGGAGGACTCCAAGAAGCTGAACCACTCGCGGATCCCCATGGTGATCATCTCCGCATCCGGCATGTGCGAGGCGGGTCGCATCCTGCACCACCTCAAGAACGGGATCGAAGACCCCCGCAACACCGTGATGATCGTCGGCTTCTGCGCGGAGCACACCCTGGGTCGGCGCATCGTGGAGCGGCAGCCGACCGTGCGGATCTTCGGGGAGCCCTACGAGCTCAAGGCGCAGGTGGAGGTGATGAACAGCTATTCCGCGCATGCGGACGAACCGGAGCTGGTCGACTTCCTGGCCCCTCTCGACCGCGAACGCCTGCGGGAGGTGTTCCTGGTCCACGGTGACCTGCCGCGGCAGGAGGCGTTGCGCGACCGGCTACGGTCGGAGGGCTACCGCAGCGTCCGCATCCCGGAGCGGGGGGAGAGCGTCGAGCTGTAG
- a CDS encoding TetR/AcrR family transcriptional regulator produces MSEPAPRWRRRPTERPEEILRAALDVFVEEGLAGARVEDIAQRAGVSKGTLYLYFQGKEELFREAILAHVGRTLETLSTASAPGDARERLARFLAAYWAVMRGPRFAGLYRLVLAELHQFPDLTRFWADEISGRAIALLMPVLEEGAREGVFRLLDARVAGRMIAALLGQHAVWASRRDLFPHLRQKDDEELLSEISEFAFAALGAAPPSQDLLR; encoded by the coding sequence ATGAGCGAACCGGCCCCGCGCTGGCGCCGTCGGCCCACGGAGCGGCCCGAGGAGATCCTGAGGGCGGCGCTCGACGTGTTCGTGGAGGAGGGGCTGGCCGGCGCCCGGGTTGAGGACATCGCCCAGCGGGCGGGCGTCTCCAAGGGGACGCTCTACCTCTATTTCCAGGGGAAGGAGGAGCTCTTTCGCGAAGCCATCCTCGCACATGTGGGGCGTACGCTGGAAACGCTGTCGACGGCCTCCGCGCCCGGGGATGCCCGTGAGCGGCTCGCCCGCTTCCTCGCGGCCTATTGGGCGGTGATGCGGGGGCCACGCTTCGCGGGCCTGTACCGCCTCGTTCTGGCGGAACTGCACCAGTTCCCCGACCTGACGCGCTTCTGGGCGGACGAGATCTCCGGCCGCGCCATCGCGCTGCTCATGCCCGTCCTCGAGGAAGGCGCCCGGGAGGGCGTCTTCCGCCTCCTCGACGCCCGCGTGGCGGGACGCATGATCGCGGCTCTGCTGGGCCAGCACGCCGTCTGGGCCAGCCGGCGCGACCTCTTTCCCCATCTGCGCCAGAAGGATGACGAGGAACTGTTGAGCGAGATCAGCGAGTTTGCCTTTGCGGCCCTGGGAGCTGCCCCACCCTCGCAGGACCTCCTCCGATGA
- a CDS encoding succinate dehydrogenase, translated as MPHAVTQLQPRRGFGQTSRSDPWWVQPTAIFLGLGAFVVYATWAAFQNAHYWWGNYLSPFYSPEIWGASHHALLGPQPEWWPGLLPFSPALVILIFPLGFRLTCYYYRGAYYKAFWADPPSCAVGEPRKSYLGERHFPLILQNAHRFFLYFALLFLLLLGHDAWNAMWFETAGGGREFGVGLGTIVLTLNVVFLSGYTLGCHSLRHLVGGRLRRFSDKPVQYNAWRCVTCLNARHMAFAWTSLVWVGFSDFYVRMLSMGVWTDWRIF; from the coding sequence ATGCCTCACGCGGTGACGCAGCTCCAGCCCCGCCGGGGCTTCGGTCAGACCTCACGGTCGGACCCCTGGTGGGTCCAACCCACGGCCATCTTCCTGGGCCTCGGCGCGTTCGTGGTCTACGCCACCTGGGCCGCCTTCCAGAACGCGCACTACTGGTGGGGAAACTACCTCTCCCCGTTCTACTCGCCAGAGATCTGGGGCGCCTCGCACCATGCGCTGCTCGGTCCTCAACCCGAGTGGTGGCCGGGCCTGCTGCCGTTCTCGCCCGCTCTGGTCATCCTGATCTTCCCACTGGGCTTCCGGCTCACCTGCTACTACTACCGCGGCGCCTACTACAAGGCCTTCTGGGCGGATCCGCCCTCCTGCGCCGTCGGCGAGCCGCGCAAGAGCTACCTGGGGGAGCGCCACTTCCCGCTGATCCTCCAGAACGCGCACCGCTTCTTCCTCTACTTCGCGCTCCTGTTCCTGCTGCTGTTGGGTCACGACGCCTGGAACGCCATGTGGTTCGAGACCGCTGGCGGGGGGCGGGAGTTCGGCGTGGGGCTGGGCACCATCGTGCTCACGCTCAACGTGGTGTTCCTGTCCGGCTACACGCTGGGCTGCCATTCGCTGCGGCACCTCGTGGGCGGTCGGCTGCGCCGCTTCTCGGACAAGCCGGTCCAGTACAATGCCTGGCGCTGCGTCACGTGCCTCAACGCACGCCACATGGCGTTCGCGTGGACGAGCCTGGTCTGGGTGGGGTTCAGTGACTTCTACGTCCGCATGCTCTCGATGGGCGTCTGGACGGACTGGAGGATCTTCTGA
- a CDS encoding methyltransferase domain-containing protein: MTCPHCRGAQKVFGRRVARMESGRYRRKGLRGTTRALVEGLAGAGTPGRTLLDVGAGIGMVQLALFERGLARATHVDASTDYLDVARRVASDAGVEDRIAYRFGDVVELAPDLRVHDLVSLDRVVCCYPFPDRLLSATASRAGVRLGLVWPLDRWWVRIGTRVVNAWLWIRRNPFRVFVHPDAVVDGTLRSAGLERLHHARQGIWQVAIWGRGGSEEDHTAVDTAVVG; the protein is encoded by the coding sequence ATGACTTGTCCCCACTGTCGGGGCGCGCAGAAGGTCTTCGGCCGCCGGGTCGCCCGCATGGAGTCGGGCCGATATCGGCGCAAGGGCCTGCGGGGTACCACCCGGGCCCTCGTCGAGGGGTTGGCGGGGGCGGGAACGCCGGGCCGCACCCTTCTGGACGTCGGGGCCGGGATCGGGATGGTGCAACTCGCCCTGTTCGAGCGGGGACTGGCGCGGGCCACCCACGTGGACGCCAGCACGGACTATCTGGACGTGGCGCGCCGCGTGGCGTCCGACGCCGGGGTGGAGGATCGGATCGCCTATCGCTTCGGGGACGTGGTGGAGCTGGCGCCCGACCTGCGCGTCCACGACCTGGTGAGCCTGGACCGGGTGGTGTGCTGCTATCCGTTCCCGGATCGTCTCCTCTCGGCCACGGCGTCGCGCGCCGGCGTCCGTCTGGGATTGGTGTGGCCGCTGGACCGCTGGTGGGTTCGGATCGGGACCCGTGTCGTCAACGCCTGGCTCTGGATCCGCCGCAACCCGTTCCGGGTGTTCGTCCATCCGGACGCGGTCGTCGACGGCACCCTGCGCTCCGCCGGTCTCGAGCGCCTGCACCACGCCCGCCAGGGCATCTGGCAGGTCGCGATCTGGGGTCGGGGCGGCAGCGAGGAGGACCATACCGCCGTTGACACGGCGGTGGTGGGCTGA